The following DNA comes from Candidatus Liberimonas magnetica.
TCAGGCTAACGAGCATCTCGGTTTTGACCTTAAGAAAATAATTTTTGAAGGCCCGGAAGAAGTGCTCCGGCAGACACAATACACGCAGCTTGCGATCTTTGTTACCAGCCTTGCTCTTTTTAGGGTGTTTATACTAAAATCCGAAATCCTAAATCTGAATTATGTAGCCGCAGGCCATTCTTTAGGTGAATATTCGGCATTTGCCGCAGCTGAAGTTTTTACTTTAACAGAAGGTTTAGATCTTGTAAAAGCAAGAGGCCAGTTCATAGCTAAAGCTTCTGAACAAAACCCGGGTACTATGGTTGCGGTTATAGGCCTTGAAAAGGGCCTGCTTGAACAGATATGTATAAGCTCAAAGAACGGGTCAGTATGCGAAATGGTCAACTTTAACTCTCCCGGGCAGATAGTAATTTCCGGGAATATGGAAGCTGTAAACAAAGTAGTCGATGTGGCAAAAGCCAAAGGTGCGATGAAAACAGTTATGCTGAACGTATCAGGGCCTTTTCATTCAAGTTTGATGGCCGAAGCATCTTTGATGATGGAAAACGAACTTAAAAAATATAGTTTTTCAGATCCAAAATTCCCTGTAATTTCAAATTGCGATGCTAAAACAGCTACTAATAAGGATGTTATTAAAGAAAAACTTGTAAAACAAATAAATAACCCTGTCTATTGGGAAGATTCTATCGGCAATATGATAAAAAACGGAGTCGGCACATTTATTGAAATAGGCCCGGGAAGGGTTTTAAGCGGGTTACTTAAAAGGATAGACAAGACCAAGAGATCCTTTAATATAGAAGACCAAGCTAGTTTAGAAAAAACGATAAAAGGATTGGCATAATTTATAGCGTTCAGCACAGAGCGTATAGCGGATAGTAAAAAACTAAAGACTTTAAAGTTTCCTATACGCTAAACGCTATCCGCTCTACGCTAAAAAGGCAGGTAAAATGAAATTAAAAGA
Coding sequences within:
- the fabD gene encoding ACP S-malonyltransferase, producing MKIGLLFPGQGSQYAGMGKEMYENFPEAKAVFDQANEHLGFDLKKIIFEGPEEVLRQTQYTQLAIFVTSLALFRVFILKSEILNLNYVAAGHSLGEYSAFAAAEVFTLTEGLDLVKARGQFIAKASEQNPGTMVAVIGLEKGLLEQICISSKNGSVCEMVNFNSPGQIVISGNMEAVNKVVDVAKAKGAMKTVMLNVSGPFHSSLMAEASLMMENELKKYSFSDPKFPVISNCDAKTATNKDVIKEKLVKQINNPVYWEDSIGNMIKNGVGTFIEIGPGRVLSGLLKRIDKTKRSFNIEDQASLEKTIKGLA